One genomic region from Amycolatopsis sp. FBCC-B4732 encodes:
- a CDS encoding metallophosphoesterase, producing the protein MPKALVVSDEVDERLWTNAVRTVSVDLVIGAGDLPYDYLAFLAGALDVPCVFVPGNHDPDLSGYTRYGGLSMKDGFPTVWPGPAGGVNADGRVVDVAGIRFAGLGGSIRYNDGPNQWTQRQQARRARGLVRRARRRSRRDGRAVDVLLTHSPPLDLGDRADPPHRGFACLHRTIDALRPKWLLHGHIHPHGEPVPDRVVGETRIRNVVGHRIMEFS; encoded by the coding sequence GTGCCGAAAGCGCTGGTCGTCTCCGACGAGGTCGACGAGCGGTTGTGGACCAACGCGGTCCGCACCGTCTCCGTCGACCTGGTCATCGGCGCCGGCGACCTCCCCTACGACTACCTCGCGTTCCTGGCCGGCGCGCTCGACGTGCCGTGCGTGTTCGTGCCCGGCAACCACGACCCGGACCTGAGCGGCTACACCCGCTACGGCGGGCTGTCCATGAAGGACGGTTTCCCGACGGTCTGGCCGGGCCCGGCGGGCGGCGTCAACGCGGACGGCCGGGTCGTGGACGTCGCCGGAATCCGGTTCGCCGGGCTCGGCGGCTCGATCCGCTACAACGACGGGCCGAACCAGTGGACGCAGCGCCAGCAGGCGCGCCGCGCCCGCGGCCTGGTGCGGCGCGCTCGCCGGCGGTCCCGTCGTGACGGCCGTGCCGTCGACGTCCTGCTGACGCATTCACCGCCGCTCGACCTCGGCGACCGGGCGGACCCGCCGCACCGCGGGTTCGCGTGCCTGCACCGGACGATCGACGCCTTGCGCCCGAAGTGGTTGCTGCACGGGCACATCCACCCCCACGGCGAGCCGGTGCCGGACCGCGTCGTCGGCGAAACCCGGATCCGCAACGTGGTGGGCCACCGGATCATGGAGTTCTCATGA
- a CDS encoding PH domain-containing protein gives MFAPRDPDEYLLDTERRVIRIRRHWAVLLWDTFEAAALLAICVLVSYLLPPALYIGQNILWYVALIVVLRFAYVVMEWWVERLVVTDKRFVMTTGVFTTKVLMMPISKVTDLSYVRTATGRMMGYGTMVVESAGQIQALNKIDFLPRPEEFYDTISELVFGDKQKQAERFSMIKAQRAARGKKPVG, from the coding sequence ATGTTCGCGCCACGCGACCCCGACGAGTACCTCCTCGACACCGAGCGGCGGGTCATCCGGATCCGCCGCCACTGGGCGGTGCTGCTGTGGGACACCTTCGAGGCGGCCGCTCTGCTGGCCATCTGCGTCCTGGTGTCCTACCTGCTGCCACCGGCGCTTTACATCGGCCAGAACATCCTCTGGTACGTCGCGCTGATCGTCGTGCTGCGGTTCGCCTACGTGGTGATGGAGTGGTGGGTCGAGCGGCTGGTGGTCACCGACAAGCGGTTCGTCATGACCACCGGGGTGTTCACGACCAAGGTGCTGATGATGCCCATCAGCAAGGTCACCGACCTCAGCTACGTGCGCACCGCCACCGGCCGCATGATGGGGTACGGCACGATGGTCGTCGAGTCGGCCGGTCAGATCCAGGCCCTCAACAAGATCGACTTCCTGCCGCGGCCCGAAGAGTTCTACGACACGATCTCGGAGCTCGTCTTCGGCGACAAGCAGAAGCAGGCCGAGCGCTTCTCCATGATCAAGGCCCAGCGAGCCGCCCGCGGCAAGAAGCCCGTCGGCTAG
- a CDS encoding PHP domain-containing protein — protein sequence MRIDLHAHSTASDGTDTPAGLVTAAVDAGLDVVAITDHDTTAGWAPAAEAVPPGLTLVPGAELSTVSIDPATGRQISVHLLAYLFDPTSEPVVTEQTRLRVERRTRLRRMAERMAADGLPIDADEIFGLLPEDSPPGRPHLAQALVRAGLVKSVDEAFADYLSPRRGYYVARRDTPVEEAIDMISAAGGVTVIAHPFAFSRGATISEDTLAGLAAHGLTGVEADHPNHDEPTRARTRALAGELGLLVTGSSDYHGTNKTIPLGACTTDPGQLEQLVARATGYQVVKG from the coding sequence ATGCGCATCGACCTGCACGCCCACTCCACCGCCTCCGACGGCACCGACACGCCGGCCGGGCTCGTCACCGCGGCCGTCGACGCCGGGCTCGACGTCGTCGCGATCACCGACCACGACACCACCGCGGGCTGGGCGCCCGCCGCCGAGGCGGTGCCGCCGGGACTGACGCTCGTGCCCGGCGCCGAGCTCTCCACGGTGTCGATCGACCCCGCGACCGGGCGGCAGATCAGCGTCCACCTGCTGGCCTACCTCTTCGACCCGACGTCCGAGCCGGTCGTCACCGAGCAGACCCGGCTGCGCGTCGAGCGCCGCACGCGGCTGCGCCGGATGGCCGAGCGGATGGCCGCCGACGGCCTGCCGATCGACGCCGACGAGATCTTCGGCCTGCTGCCCGAGGACTCGCCGCCCGGGCGGCCCCACCTCGCCCAGGCGCTGGTCCGCGCCGGGCTGGTCAAGTCCGTCGACGAGGCCTTCGCCGACTACCTCAGCCCGCGCCGCGGCTACTACGTCGCCCGCCGGGACACCCCGGTCGAAGAGGCCATCGACATGATCAGCGCGGCCGGCGGCGTCACCGTCATCGCGCACCCCTTCGCCTTCAGCCGCGGCGCCACCATCAGCGAGGACACCCTCGCCGGGCTGGCCGCGCACGGGCTCACCGGCGTCGAGGCCGACCACCCGAACCACGACGAGCCGACGCGCGCCCGCACCCGGGCGCTCGCCGGCGAGCTCGGCCTGCTCGTCACCGGGTCCAGCGACTACCACGGCACGAACAAGACGATCCCGCTCGGCGCGTGCACCACCGACCCCGGCCAGCTGGAGCAGCTCGTGGCGCGCGCGACCGGGTACCAGGTCGTGAAGGGCTGA
- a CDS encoding DEAD/DEAH box helicase, translated as MQAGVEVEPENPTFASFGVKPEIVKALGEAGIERTFAIQELTLPLAMAGDDLIGQARTGMGKTLGFGVPLLHRVQVPGDGTPQVLVVVPTRELCIQVANDLKGAGKHLGIRTLAIYGGRPYEPQIEALRKGIDVVIGTPGRLLDLAEQQHLVLGKVRGLVLDEADEMLDLGFLPDIERILRMVPDERQTMLFSATMPGPIITLARTFLRQPTHIRAEENDASAIHERTTQFVYRAHSMDKPEVIARVLQAEDRGLTMIFSRTKRTAQKVADDLVERGFAAAAVHGDLGQGAREQALRAFRSGKVDVLVATDVAARGIDIDDVTHVINYQCPDDEKTYVHRIGRTGRAGRTGVAVTLVDWDEMPRWKLISDTLGLDKPEPVETYSSSPHLFEDLGIPEGTKGRLPLANRTRAGLAAEEEEDLGGKKRGPRGRGKAGEAAPEEAPRKRARAPRKRTRGGSRAAEAIESADNAATSSEDAPAGEGRSRSRRRTRTGNAPEATGPAVEKEAGENAERPARRRRRRRPAATSDTPASAD; from the coding sequence CTGCAGGCGGGCGTCGAGGTCGAGCCCGAGAACCCGACCTTCGCGTCCTTCGGCGTCAAGCCGGAGATCGTCAAGGCCCTGGGCGAGGCCGGCATCGAGCGCACCTTTGCGATCCAGGAGCTCACCCTGCCGCTGGCGATGGCCGGCGACGACCTCATCGGCCAGGCCCGCACCGGCATGGGCAAGACGCTGGGCTTCGGCGTCCCGCTGCTGCACCGCGTGCAGGTGCCGGGCGACGGCACCCCACAGGTGCTGGTCGTGGTGCCGACCCGCGAGCTGTGCATCCAGGTCGCCAACGACCTCAAGGGCGCCGGCAAGCACCTCGGCATCCGCACCCTGGCCATCTACGGCGGCCGCCCCTACGAGCCGCAGATCGAGGCCCTGCGCAAGGGCATCGACGTCGTGATCGGCACCCCGGGCCGCCTGCTCGACCTGGCCGAGCAGCAGCACCTGGTGCTCGGCAAGGTCCGCGGCCTGGTGCTGGACGAGGCCGACGAGATGCTGGACCTGGGCTTCCTGCCCGACATCGAGCGCATCCTCCGGATGGTGCCGGACGAGCGGCAGACCATGCTGTTCTCGGCCACCATGCCCGGCCCGATCATCACGCTGGCCCGCACGTTCCTGCGCCAGCCGACCCACATCCGCGCCGAAGAGAACGACGCGAGCGCGATCCACGAGCGCACCACCCAGTTCGTCTACCGGGCGCACTCGATGGACAAGCCCGAGGTCATCGCCCGCGTCCTGCAGGCCGAGGACCGCGGCCTGACGATGATCTTCAGCCGCACCAAGCGCACCGCGCAGAAGGTGGCCGACGACCTGGTCGAGCGCGGCTTCGCCGCCGCCGCCGTGCACGGTGACCTGGGCCAGGGCGCCCGCGAGCAGGCGCTGCGCGCGTTCCGCTCCGGCAAGGTCGACGTCCTGGTCGCGACCGACGTCGCCGCCCGCGGCATCGACATCGACGACGTCACGCACGTCATCAACTACCAGTGCCCGGACGACGAGAAGACCTACGTCCACCGCATCGGCCGCACCGGCCGCGCGGGCCGGACCGGCGTCGCCGTCACGCTCGTCGACTGGGACGAGATGCCGCGCTGGAAGCTGATCTCGGACACCCTCGGCCTCGACAAGCCGGAGCCGGTGGAGACGTACTCGTCGTCGCCGCACCTGTTCGAGGACCTGGGCATCCCGGAGGGCACGAAGGGCCGGCTGCCGCTGGCCAACCGCACCCGCGCGGGCCTGGCCGCCGAGGAGGAAGAGGACCTGGGCGGCAAGAAGCGCGGCCCGCGTGGCCGGGGCAAGGCCGGCGAGGCCGCTCCGGAAGAAGCGCCGCGCAAGCGCGCCCGCGCCCCGCGCAAGCGCACCCGCGGTGGTTCGCGGGCGGCCGAGGCGATCGAGTCCGCGGACAACGCCGCCACGTCCTCGGAAGACGCTCCCGCCGGCGAGGGGCGGAGCCGTTCGCGGCGCCGCACCCGCACCGGCAACGCCCCGGAAGCGACCGGCCCGGCCGTCGAGAAGGAAGCCGGCGAGAACGCCGAGCGCCCCGCTCGTCGGCGCCGCCGTCGCCGCCCGGCGGCCACGTCTGATACACCTGCGTCGGCAGACTGA
- the corA gene encoding magnesium/cobalt transporter CorA has translation MPAIPSLGGLRGRGNKGAVPVRPVPVPLSAYVVDCAVYVAGERLPGRWTHIEAIKEVRKRHEGFVWIGLHEPDSQQIQGIAETFGLHELAVEDALEAHQRPKLERYDDTLFLVVKTVRYVEHESPTTANEIVETGELMVFLGRDFVITVRHGNHSGLARLRRELDDDPERLQLGPAAVVHAIADHVVDHYLDVTGRIENDIDVMEAQVFAPRSQVSAEQIYLMKREVLELRRAVMPLATPVQRLAEGYTRLVPDEVRSYFRDVADHLTTVSDRVAAFDELLSTLVDATVAKISLQQNTDMRKITSWAAIITVPTMIAGIYGMNFDYLPELHWKFGYPLVITVILGICLLLYRIFRKNGWL, from the coding sequence ATGCCTGCCATTCCCTCGCTCGGCGGCCTCCGCGGCCGCGGCAACAAGGGCGCCGTCCCCGTCCGGCCCGTCCCGGTACCGCTGTCCGCCTACGTCGTCGACTGCGCGGTGTACGTCGCGGGCGAGCGCCTGCCCGGCCGCTGGACGCACATCGAGGCGATCAAAGAGGTCCGCAAGCGCCACGAAGGCTTCGTCTGGATCGGCTTGCACGAGCCGGACTCGCAGCAGATCCAAGGCATCGCCGAAACCTTCGGGCTGCACGAGCTGGCGGTCGAAGACGCGCTCGAAGCGCACCAGCGGCCGAAGCTCGAGCGCTACGACGACACGCTGTTCCTCGTGGTGAAAACCGTCCGGTACGTCGAACACGAGTCACCCACAACGGCGAACGAAATCGTCGAGACCGGCGAGCTCATGGTGTTCCTCGGCCGCGACTTCGTCATCACCGTGCGGCACGGGAACCACTCCGGGCTGGCGCGGCTGCGCCGGGAGCTGGACGACGACCCCGAGCGCCTGCAGCTGGGCCCGGCCGCGGTCGTGCACGCGATCGCCGACCACGTCGTCGACCACTACCTCGACGTCACGGGCCGGATCGAGAACGACATCGACGTCATGGAGGCGCAGGTCTTCGCGCCCCGATCGCAGGTCAGCGCCGAGCAGATCTACCTGATGAAGCGGGAGGTGCTGGAGCTGCGGCGCGCGGTGATGCCGCTCGCGACGCCGGTGCAGCGCCTGGCCGAGGGCTACACGCGGCTGGTGCCGGACGAGGTCCGCTCGTACTTCCGCGACGTCGCCGACCACCTCACGACCGTGTCCGACCGGGTGGCGGCGTTCGACGAACTGCTGTCCACCCTGGTCGACGCGACGGTGGCGAAGATCTCGCTGCAGCAGAACACCGACATGCGCAAGATCACGTCGTGGGCGGCGATCATCACCGTGCCGACGATGATCGCCGGCATCTACGGGATGAACTTCGACTACCTGCCCGAACTGCACTGGAAGTTCGGGTACCCGCTGGTGATCACCGTGATCCTCGGCATCTGCCTGTTGCTGTACCGAATATTCCGGAAGAACGGCTGGCTCTAG
- a CDS encoding MaoC family dehydratase yields MQFGRYYEEFEVGAVYKHWPGKTVTEYDDHLFCLITMNHHPLHLDAHYAGETTDFGKNVVVGNYVYSLLLGMSVPDVSGKAIANLEVESLKHVKPTFHGDTIYGETEVLDKTPSKSKDDRGVVYVETRGYKQDGLIVCTFRRKVMVPKRSYGETRGGEQPGRPVPHE; encoded by the coding sequence GTGCAGTTCGGTCGGTACTACGAGGAGTTCGAGGTCGGTGCGGTCTACAAGCACTGGCCGGGCAAAACGGTCACCGAATACGACGACCACCTGTTCTGCCTGATCACGATGAACCACCACCCGCTGCACCTGGACGCGCACTACGCCGGGGAGACGACCGACTTCGGCAAGAACGTCGTCGTCGGCAACTACGTCTATTCACTGCTGCTGGGCATGTCCGTGCCCGACGTTTCCGGCAAGGCCATCGCGAACCTCGAGGTCGAGTCGCTCAAGCACGTCAAGCCGACGTTCCACGGCGACACCATCTACGGCGAGACCGAGGTGCTCGACAAGACGCCGTCGAAGTCGAAGGACGACCGCGGCGTCGTGTACGTCGAGACGCGCGGGTACAAGCAGGACGGCCTGATCGTGTGCACCTTCCGGCGGAAGGTGATGGTGCCGAAGCGCTCCTACGGGGAAACTCGGGGCGGGGAGCAGCCGGGCCGGCCGGTGCCGCACGAATGA
- a CDS encoding PD-(D/E)XK nuclease family protein, whose protein sequence is MGFDFGVAQPVRLTKVSPARLATFDDCPRRYRLAYLDRPTPQRTGPWAHSTLGAVVHNALRALFDLPVLKRVPQRAVALVAEFWKDAGFESEEQAARYRARAKGWVAEYVEDNDVTHEPAGLERWVSAPVSPVPGERPSMIIEGRADRIDAREGELVIVDYKTGRRPPDEYEARASQALALYAVAAARTLRMPCTTVELHHLPTGTIAAAEHTPESLRRHLQRADETAGDLRLATDTLKAGGDGDVLFPARPDRRCAWCDFRPSCAAGQETAQQLQPWDLLAP, encoded by the coding sequence ATGGGGTTCGACTTCGGCGTCGCGCAACCGGTTCGGCTCACGAAGGTCTCGCCGGCGCGGCTGGCGACCTTCGACGATTGCCCGCGCCGGTACCGTCTCGCCTACCTCGACCGGCCGACGCCGCAGCGCACCGGGCCGTGGGCGCACAGCACGCTCGGCGCGGTGGTGCACAACGCGTTGCGGGCGCTGTTCGACCTGCCGGTGCTCAAGCGGGTGCCGCAGCGGGCGGTGGCGCTGGTGGCCGAGTTCTGGAAGGACGCGGGCTTCGAGAGCGAGGAGCAGGCGGCGCGCTACCGGGCGCGGGCCAAGGGCTGGGTGGCGGAGTACGTCGAGGACAACGACGTCACGCACGAGCCGGCCGGCCTGGAGCGCTGGGTGTCGGCGCCGGTCAGCCCGGTGCCGGGGGAGCGGCCGTCGATGATCATCGAGGGTCGCGCGGACCGCATCGACGCGCGCGAGGGCGAGCTGGTCATCGTCGACTACAAGACGGGCCGCCGTCCCCCGGACGAGTACGAAGCACGGGCGTCGCAGGCACTGGCGCTGTACGCGGTGGCGGCGGCGCGGACGTTGCGCATGCCGTGCACGACGGTCGAGCTGCACCACCTCCCGACGGGCACGATCGCGGCGGCGGAGCACACCCCGGAAAGCCTCCGGCGCCACCTCCAACGCGCCGACGAGACCGCCGGAGACCTCAGGCTCGCCACGGATACCCTGAAAGCGGGCGGCGACGGGGACGTGCTGTTCCCGGCCCGCCCGGACCGGCGTTGCGCCTGGTGCGACTTCAGGCCGAGCTGCGCGGCGGGCCAGGAGACGGCCCAGCAGTTGCAGCCGTGGGACCTGCTCGCGCCCTGA
- a CDS encoding NUDIX hydrolase: MEAPTSTTIRCIGGIAFDDHGRLLLIRRRNDPGSGQWSLPGGRVEPGETDEQAVIRELREETGLDVIPGTVIGSVRRGPYLIFDYACAVTGGELTAGDDASDARWADAADLSDMEAAGELVDLLYVTLRDWNALPRA, translated from the coding sequence ATGGAGGCTCCCACCAGCACCACGATCCGCTGCATCGGCGGCATAGCGTTCGACGACCACGGCCGACTGCTGCTCATCCGCCGGCGCAACGACCCCGGTTCGGGTCAATGGTCCCTGCCGGGTGGCCGAGTCGAACCGGGCGAAACGGACGAACAGGCCGTGATTCGCGAGCTTCGCGAAGAGACGGGATTGGACGTGATTCCGGGCACAGTGATCGGCAGCGTCCGGCGCGGGCCGTACCTGATCTTCGACTACGCCTGCGCGGTCACCGGTGGAGAGCTCACGGCGGGTGACGACGCATCCGACGCGCGTTGGGCCGATGCGGCAGACCTTTCGGACATGGAGGCGGCCGGGGAGCTGGTGGATCTCCTATACGTGACGTTGCGTGACTGGAACGCCTTGCCGCGTGCTTGA
- a CDS encoding alpha-L-rhamnosidase C-terminal domain-containing protein: protein MKWLRAFLPVTVLVASGVVAAPADAAPGWQKYVVAPSSRDVRPVKVLSTTGDVTNPDGLLGRGVATFKRQAPPPKPAWPAGTTAAASSFHAPNNGGNGQPRTYDPGNAVDGNPDTFWNDDTIGAYPDVLTITSAAPVTLPGVTLLSSVDGVPQDYTVEVLDAGAWRTAATVTGNTAVQRAVRFDRAVATTQVRITVTKDQNTPSGEFSRVAEVWPGLVADPPVPVAVVDFGKVVAGYPKIAFAGASANHPGIRVSTSETQQYLGERSDFSRSDFAGGPGSDQIAVPATPAVWRDAKGCQSGTQVCADGLRGFRYLRISLDALASDAPLTQPSGEVRISGVSLDFTPFLGTPASYRGWFESSDDALNRYWYAASYTNELGMDTFRESDVDPRGAFSPSLDGKLVLHDGAKRDRDPYVGDVAVSGLTQYLTHQDGTAAKNVLADLADHQRADGWIPPASINNYTLPLFDYPLWWVTSSWDYVLYTGDTAYAASYYSHLVKTLDSWYPSVTDSRGLLAKGLNGTGGYGDYAFLPRTGEVTYYNALYVRALQGAAGLARATGHPADADRWLSRASGVSAAVNQYLWDPAAGAYLDSGTGAVRHGQDGNSHAILVGIASPEQASSALARLAAGALPYGNPFMDNDTLVSDGTKRVYAFTSFPELQARFRTGQAASAIDQIKRMYGWMATHDPGITAWEGIGEGGSHYEQGYTSAAHGWSTGVVPALTNDLLGVAPTSPGFATWTVAPNPGGVEWARGAVPTPKGALSASWSQRGSVFSLTVSAPRGTSGSLLVPSGRVVLLDGRAIRAAGPMAVSGGTHTVLVVR, encoded by the coding sequence ATGAAGTGGCTCAGAGCATTCCTCCCGGTCACGGTGCTGGTGGCGAGCGGCGTGGTCGCCGCCCCCGCCGACGCCGCGCCGGGGTGGCAGAAGTACGTCGTCGCGCCGTCGAGCCGGGACGTCCGGCCGGTGAAGGTGCTGTCCACGACCGGCGACGTCACCAACCCGGACGGCCTGCTCGGGCGGGGTGTCGCGACGTTCAAGCGGCAGGCGCCGCCACCGAAGCCGGCCTGGCCCGCGGGGACGACGGCCGCCGCGTCGTCGTTCCACGCGCCGAACAACGGTGGGAACGGGCAGCCGCGCACGTACGACCCGGGCAATGCCGTCGACGGCAACCCGGACACGTTCTGGAACGACGACACGATCGGCGCCTACCCGGACGTCCTGACCATCACCTCGGCCGCGCCGGTCACGCTGCCCGGTGTCACGCTGCTGTCCAGTGTGGACGGTGTGCCGCAGGACTACACCGTCGAGGTGCTGGACGCGGGCGCGTGGCGGACCGCGGCCACGGTCACCGGCAACACCGCGGTCCAGCGGGCGGTGCGGTTCGACCGGGCGGTGGCGACCACCCAGGTCCGGATCACCGTCACGAAGGACCAGAACACGCCGTCCGGCGAGTTCAGCCGCGTCGCCGAGGTCTGGCCCGGCCTGGTCGCCGACCCGCCGGTGCCGGTCGCGGTGGTCGACTTCGGCAAGGTCGTCGCCGGCTACCCGAAGATCGCCTTCGCGGGCGCGTCGGCGAACCACCCCGGCATCCGGGTGTCGACCTCGGAAACCCAGCAGTACCTGGGCGAACGCTCCGACTTCTCGCGGTCGGACTTCGCCGGCGGGCCGGGCAGCGACCAGATCGCCGTGCCCGCGACGCCGGCCGTCTGGCGGGACGCGAAGGGCTGCCAGAGCGGCACGCAGGTGTGCGCGGACGGCCTGCGCGGCTTCCGCTACCTGCGGATCAGCCTCGACGCGCTCGCGTCGGACGCGCCGCTGACCCAGCCGTCCGGTGAGGTGCGGATCAGCGGCGTCTCGCTCGACTTCACGCCGTTCCTCGGCACGCCGGCCAGCTACCGCGGCTGGTTCGAGTCGTCCGACGACGCCTTGAACCGCTACTGGTACGCCGCGTCCTACACGAACGAGCTGGGCATGGACACGTTCCGCGAGTCCGATGTGGACCCGCGCGGCGCGTTTTCGCCGTCGCTGGACGGAAAGCTCGTGCTGCACGACGGCGCGAAGCGGGACCGGGACCCGTACGTCGGCGACGTCGCGGTCTCCGGGCTGACCCAGTACCTGACGCACCAGGACGGGACGGCGGCGAAGAACGTCCTCGCCGATCTGGCCGACCACCAGCGCGCGGACGGCTGGATCCCGCCGGCGTCGATCAACAACTACACCTTGCCGCTGTTCGACTACCCGCTCTGGTGGGTGACGTCGAGCTGGGACTACGTGCTCTACACCGGCGACACCGCGTACGCGGCTTCGTACTACTCGCACCTCGTGAAGACGCTCGACAGCTGGTATCCGTCGGTCACCGATTCGCGCGGGTTGCTCGCGAAGGGCCTCAACGGCACCGGCGGCTACGGCGACTACGCGTTCCTGCCGCGCACCGGCGAAGTGACGTACTACAACGCGTTGTACGTCCGGGCGCTGCAAGGCGCGGCGGGCTTGGCGCGGGCGACCGGGCACCCCGCGGACGCCGACCGGTGGCTTTCGCGCGCGTCCGGCGTCTCGGCGGCGGTGAACCAGTACCTGTGGGACCCGGCGGCGGGCGCGTACCTCGACTCGGGGACGGGCGCGGTGCGGCACGGCCAGGACGGCAACAGCCACGCGATCCTGGTCGGGATCGCTTCGCCGGAGCAGGCTTCCTCGGCGTTGGCGCGGCTCGCAGCCGGTGCGCTGCCGTACGGGAACCCGTTCATGGACAACGACACCCTGGTGTCGGACGGCACGAAGCGCGTGTACGCGTTCACGTCGTTCCCGGAGCTGCAGGCGCGGTTCCGGACCGGGCAGGCGGCGTCGGCGATCGACCAGATCAAGCGGATGTACGGCTGGATGGCCACGCACGACCCGGGAATCACGGCGTGGGAAGGCATCGGCGAAGGCGGCTCGCACTACGAGCAGGGCTACACGTCGGCGGCGCACGGCTGGTCGACCGGTGTCGTGCCGGCGTTGACCAACGACCTGCTGGGTGTCGCCCCGACTTCGCCGGGGTTCGCGACGTGGACTGTCGCGCCGAACCCGGGCGGCGTCGAGTGGGCGCGGGGAGCGGTGCCGACGCCGAAGGGCGCGTTGTCGGCTTCGTGGTCTCAGCGGGGTTCGGTGTTCTCGCTGACGGTTTCCGCGCCACGCGGGACGTCGGGATCGCTGCTGGTGCCGTCGGGCCGGGTGGTGCTGCTGGACGGGCGGGCGATCCGCGCGGCGGGGCCGATGGCGGTTTCCGGCGGGACGCACACGGTGCTGGTGGTGCGGTAG
- a CDS encoding DUF2332 domain-containing protein produces MDLDAIKDVLRTFAEVEARGVSPLYEHLARQAAEDDDVAGLLSVARDGEVRATLLMATAHRLVQADPIHPLSRYYPSLGGFDGVDSETWPLFRSFLLERADKARALISSRYTQTNEVRRAALLYPGVARAAREAGGKVALLEVGCSAGLLLGMDRFGYRYQCDGGEQLTAGPAKSAVGLHCALDLAPGAVAPKLPKKLAVTDRAGLDRAPVDLSDEDELAWLEACVWADQPDRIRLLRTAAAEQAKHRPRLITGDGVTDFAAAAASLDGPLVVLTSHVLAYFGASRRAEFVSELASLAASRPVWWVSEEFYGAGLEEVLPGRADLAGGDGLATLGVVRWEDGKAEAHALARTAPHGQRMTWLPL; encoded by the coding sequence ATGGACCTGGACGCGATCAAGGACGTACTGCGCACGTTCGCGGAAGTCGAGGCCCGCGGGGTCTCGCCGCTGTACGAGCACCTGGCCAGGCAGGCGGCCGAGGACGACGACGTCGCCGGCCTGCTGTCGGTCGCGCGCGACGGCGAGGTGCGCGCGACGCTGCTGATGGCGACCGCGCACCGCCTCGTGCAGGCCGACCCGATCCACCCGCTGTCCCGCTACTACCCCTCGCTGGGCGGCTTCGACGGCGTCGACTCGGAGACGTGGCCGCTGTTCCGGTCGTTCCTGCTGGAGCGCGCGGACAAGGCGCGGGCGCTGATTTCGTCGCGGTACACGCAGACGAACGAGGTCCGCCGGGCGGCGCTGCTGTACCCGGGCGTGGCGCGGGCGGCTCGCGAAGCAGGCGGGAAGGTCGCCCTGCTGGAGGTCGGCTGCTCCGCGGGCCTCCTGCTGGGTATGGACCGCTTCGGCTACCGCTACCAGTGCGACGGCGGCGAGCAGCTGACGGCCGGCCCGGCCAAGTCGGCGGTCGGCCTGCACTGCGCACTGGACCTGGCCCCGGGCGCGGTCGCGCCGAAGCTGCCGAAGAAGCTGGCGGTGACGGACCGGGCGGGCCTCGACCGGGCCCCGGTGGACCTGTCGGACGAGGACGAGCTGGCGTGGCTCGAGGCGTGCGTGTGGGCCGACCAGCCGGACCGCATCAGGCTGCTGCGCACGGCGGCGGCCGAGCAGGCCAAGCACCGGCCGCGGCTGATCACCGGGGACGGGGTCACGGACTTCGCCGCGGCGGCCGCGTCGCTGGACGGGCCGTTGGTGGTGCTGACCAGCCACGTGCTGGCGTACTTCGGGGCTTCGCGGCGGGCCGAGTTCGTCTCGGAGCTGGCTTCGCTGGCGGCTTCCCGGCCGGTCTGGTGGGTGTCGGAGGAGTTCTACGGGGCCGGTCTCGAGGAGGTTCTGCCCGGGCGGGCGGACCTCGCGGGCGGGGACGGGCTGGCGACGCTGGGCGTGGTCCGGTGGGAGGACGGGAAGGCGGAGGCCCACGCCTTGGCCCGCACCGCCCCGCACGGGCAGCGGATGACCTGGCTGCCGCTCTAG
- a CDS encoding MarC family protein: protein MALADVFDAKLFMSATITLVVIMDPPGTVPVFLSLVGRKPVATRARAARQAVLVSLLVISLFAVAGQAILAYLGIGIPALQGAGGLLLLLIALQLLTGSGHEPEAAADDVNVALVPLGTPLLAGPGAIAATIVFVRQADGHIGAYIALAAAIVMTHFVIYICMRYSGVVIRLIKESGITLLAKVAGLLLAAIAVELVANSVRGFIAGGN from the coding sequence ATGGCGCTCGCCGACGTCTTCGACGCGAAGCTCTTCATGAGCGCGACGATCACCCTCGTCGTCATCATGGACCCGCCCGGCACCGTGCCGGTGTTCCTCAGCCTCGTCGGCCGCAAGCCGGTCGCGACGCGGGCGCGCGCCGCCCGGCAGGCCGTGCTGGTGTCGCTGCTGGTCATCAGCCTGTTCGCGGTCGCCGGCCAGGCGATCCTCGCCTACCTCGGCATCGGCATCCCCGCGCTGCAGGGCGCGGGCGGCCTGCTGCTCCTGCTGATCGCGCTGCAGCTGCTCACCGGCAGTGGCCACGAACCGGAAGCGGCCGCCGACGACGTCAACGTCGCGCTCGTGCCGCTCGGCACGCCGCTGCTGGCCGGGCCCGGCGCGATCGCCGCGACCATCGTGTTCGTCCGGCAGGCCGACGGGCACATCGGCGCGTACATCGCGCTGGCGGCGGCGATCGTCATGACGCACTTCGTGATCTACATCTGCATGCGCTACTCCGGCGTCGTCATCCGGCTGATCAAGGAAAGCGGCATCACGCTGCTGGCCAAGGTGGCCGGTCTGCTGCTCGCGGCCATTGCCGTCGAGCTCGTCGCGAACTCCGTGCGCGGCTTCATCGCCGGCGGCAACTGA